AGGATGATGTAGGTGGTGACGAGCGGGATGAGCTCCGCCACGCCGATCTCCTCTTTGAAGTGGACGTGGACCATGTGGTCGTCCCTCAGGCTGCAGTTGGCCGACGGGTGCAGCTGCTTCAGACGAGCCCGCAGGCTGGACAGGAAGCTGCACgtacgcacacgcacacgcacacacacacacacacacacacatatatatatatacatacatacacacacacacacacagttactgtGAGAAAgtgctcatcatcatcatcatcatcatcatcatttatttattaaataaaataaaagacactgAGGGTGAGACAGTCACTCTCAGCAGACAGGTCGTCCCTACAGACTCGTCTTTCACACGAGTCAGACCTGCACCGTTATTACACGTATGactccacacacatacatcacatgctatcatcatatcatacattacatttattagtTTTATGGCTGTTATCATTGTTGCGTGTTACGTTATTACCATGATTGCTGTGCACCCATAACTGGCTTTGTGGACACACTGAGTCTGAGACACTCAGAGAAACACTGCAGAgtctgtgtgcaggtgtgtgtgtgtgtgtgtgtgtgtgtgtgtgtgtgtgtgtgtgtcactggaAGGTGCTGTTGATCAGGGAGCAGACGACGTGTGCTGACAGCTTCAGAGGACACACGGAGCTCTGAGGTCGATGTAAATCTATCATAAATCTCCTGCTCACTGTGACTCAGACATGTTTCCTAAAAGCTTTAAGTCAGCAGACTGAAGTggcttcacacacactcagagtcaGAAACACCGACGAATGAAGCTGATGTCAGGATGAACAAAGGGCAGATCAAACCTCTCAGcttctgtctgcagctgcactcACCTGGAATCATAGGAGGACAGGACCACAGTGATGGTGTACGTCACCACACGCCTCCTGTTGTAGTGACTCACACCTGTGAACCTCCCCGGCACGCCAAACAACAggtctgaaacacacacacacacacacacacacacacacacataaacatgataTCCCTCcgcccacacacatacacacatcatatcatatcacacacatacacacacacacacacccatcatatcacacacacacacacacacacacacacacacacacacacacacacacacacacacatatacacaccacACCATCATACCAGGTGTCAGTCCTaacatgttataaaaatgtctgtCCTAACATGTTCAGAACATGTGTCTTTCCTGACATGTTAGGATCATGTGTCATACCTCGGAGCGTGGCAGACGTGTGCAGGCCTTTGGGTTCGTGTTTCTGGATGGTCTTCAGCAGGTCCGGGTCCGAGTCAAACAGCTCCCGCTGGTTCTGCCAGTAGTTCCCC
The genomic region above belongs to Plectropomus leopardus isolate mb unplaced genomic scaffold, YSFRI_Pleo_2.0 unplaced_scaffold2304, whole genome shotgun sequence and contains:
- the LOC121966087 gene encoding sterol regulatory element-binding protein cleavage-activating protein-like, which gives rise to YRGPPVAYIQQVLVKAAVSPWDSSLVPVDAFRSPLSRAFSLLEEIRNHVHSDSSGVRSLETLCLQVTDLFPGLRRMQSVLPEHGCLLVSPGNYWQNQRELFDSDPDLLKTIQKHEPKGLHTSATLRDLLFGVPGRFTGVSHYNRRRVVTYTITVVLSSYDSSFLSSLRARLKQLHPSANCSLRDDHMVHVHFKEEIGVAELIPLVTTYIILFAYIYFSTRAYEPPPPAASFTLFTHKNL